A genomic stretch from Chroococcidiopsis sp. SAG 2025 includes:
- a CDS encoding IS701 family transposase, whose product MLDTSNVFLTGVVLEALSQWSSRLKAFQQKLGKHFARSEARLAAYDYIQALLSPVERKNGWQMAEQVGYSNPYRFQHLLGRAQWNADAVCAEIRKYAVEHLKSETDILAIDETGFLKQGEQSVGVQVQYYGTTGHLENCQVGVFMSYISDKGHTLIDRRLYLPRTWSEDQSKRKKGAVPKSITFATKPQLAQQMLESAFKDGIRPAWFVADEVYGNDGSLWWWLEKTAKQPYILTVSKKQPVVIGWQRYQAQELLPQPDSQLWQRLSCGAGSKGERYYDWAKVPVNCDRSDGFQRWLLFRRSLEHPEDPRVSYYQVFAKSDTTLETMVQIARQRWRIEECFKFAKDQLGLGEYEVRSWHGWHRHITLVLAAQIFHRLTTLL is encoded by the coding sequence GCGTTTCAGCAAAAACTGGGAAAGCACTTCGCTCGTTCTGAAGCACGTCTTGCAGCGTATGACTATATCCAGGCACTACTAAGCCCAGTTGAGCGGAAGAATGGATGGCAAATGGCAGAACAGGTAGGGTATAGCAATCCCTATCGCTTCCAACATTTACTAGGACGGGCGCAGTGGAACGCGGACGCAGTGTGTGCAGAAATTAGAAAGTATGCAGTGGAGCATTTGAAGAGTGAAACAGATATTTTGGCAATTGATGAAACAGGTTTTCTGAAGCAAGGAGAGCAGTCAGTAGGCGTACAGGTGCAGTATTATGGCACAACTGGACATTTGGAGAATTGCCAGGTAGGTGTGTTCATGTCCTACATTAGCGACAAAGGACATACGTTGATCGATCGCCGTTTGTATCTACCGCGCACATGGAGTGAAGATCAAAGCAAACGTAAGAAGGGAGCAGTTCCAAAATCAATCACATTTGCGACTAAACCTCAACTAGCACAACAGATGTTGGAATCAGCTTTTAAAGACGGAATACGTCCCGCCTGGTTTGTTGCTGATGAGGTTTATGGCAACGATGGTTCATTGTGGTGGTGGCTGGAAAAGACTGCTAAACAACCGTATATACTCACGGTCAGCAAGAAGCAGCCTGTAGTTATTGGCTGGCAACGTTATCAAGCCCAAGAACTGTTACCTCAGCCGGACAGCCAGCTGTGGCAACGTCTTAGCTGTGGAGCTGGCAGTAAGGGAGAAAGATACTATGACTGGGCGAAAGTGCCAGTTAATTGTGACAGATCAGATGGTTTTCAACGTTGGTTATTGTTCCGCCGCTCTCTAGAACACCCTGAAGATCCTCGCGTCAGCTACTATCAAGTATTTGCTAAGAGCGATACTACCCTAGAAACGATGGTTCAAATCGCCAGGCAAAGGTGGCGGATTGAGGAGTGCTTTAAATTTGCTAAAGACCAGCTAGGTTTAGGAGAGTACGAAGTTCGTTCCTGGCATGGTTGGCATCGACACATCACCCTCGTCCTGGCTGCTCAAATATTTCACCGTCTTACGACACTCTTGTGA
- a CDS encoding PadR family transcriptional regulator — MQLEDIRYFFTNPPPIYLCQEQAVAYILSVLLEGESYSTGLIQQLESEYANYRLSDTILHAALKFLESEGAISGSWHKVEGRGRPRRIYQLNPAWHDEARKLAALWRYFTTQQQQIRLSVAVRSPKRVAQS; from the coding sequence ATGCAGCTCGAAGATATCCGATACTTTTTTACCAATCCCCCACCGATTTATCTTTGTCAGGAGCAAGCAGTTGCTTACATTCTGTCGGTGTTGTTGGAGGGTGAATCTTACAGTACTGGGCTAATTCAACAGCTCGAAAGCGAATATGCCAACTATCGCCTCTCGGACACGATCCTACATGCAGCGTTGAAATTTCTCGAATCGGAGGGAGCAATCAGCGGTAGCTGGCACAAAGTCGAAGGGCGCGGACGACCGCGACGCATCTATCAGCTCAATCCCGCATGGCACGATGAAGCGCGAAAGCTAGCTGCTTTGTGGCGTTACTTTACCACTCAGCAGCAGCAAATAAGGCTGAGTGTTGCGGTTCGCTCGCCAAAGCGAGTAGCACAATCGTAG